Proteins from a genomic interval of Cucumis melo cultivar AY chromosome 7, USDA_Cmelo_AY_1.0, whole genome shotgun sequence:
- the LOC127150179 gene encoding egg cell-secreted protein 1.2-like, which yields MFWIGSLFSAARPCPSSILGPVKAMVFSSTVEASRGDAEVSPAARIKLDGAFDCLRSLPQLGKCIDDIRAIFRNRHKWKISLNCCHAIKNTEHECWPEYLNLMGFTAKEIGIIDENCKIN from the exons ATGTTTTGGATCGGCTCGCTATTCTCAGCGGCAAGGCCATGCCCTTCCTCTATTCTTGGTCCTgtaaaag caaTGGTTTTCTCATCCACGGTAGAAGCAAGCCGAGGTGATGCGGAAGTGAGCCCTGCAGCACGAATTAAGTTGGATGGTGCCTTCGATTGTTTGAGATCTCTGCCTCAACTGGGTAAATGTATCGATGATATTCGAGCTATATTTCGAAATCGGCATAAATGGAAAATAAGTTTGAACTGCTGCCATGCAATTAAGAATACAGAACATGAGTGTTGGCCAGAATATCTGAATCTGATGGGCTTCACAGCAAAAGAAATTGGGATTATTGATGAGAATTGCAAGATCAACTAA